The genomic window GGTCAACGACGCGGTCGGCGGCCGATTTCGAGATGCCGAACAGCGGGGCGAGCTGCCGCAGGGTGAGGTTCGTGCGCCAGTACGCGGCGACCAGCAGAACCCGGTCCTCCAACGGCAGACTCCAAGGCCGGCCCTTGCGGACCGGATCCGCGCCGTCACGCCGCAGGGCGGTGATCAGCTTGCCGAACTGACGCGGGCTCAGCCCGGTGAACGGGGCTATCCAGGACGACTCCGACGCCGTCCACACCAGCCACAGCAAGATCATCCCACTCTGGGCTCGTCCCCTGAGATCGGATCTTGAGCGCACGCTACGGAACGTGAGCAGCTAGAGTGCGCGTGCGACGCAATAGAGGGGGCACGATGGCCAAGGTCAGTATCAGTCTCGACGCCGAACTCGTAGTGGAAGTGATGGTCCTGGCTGGGATCGGCTCGCCTCAGGACGCGATCGAGGCGATTGTGCGGGACTACATCGCCCGTGGCCACCGCACGGAGGCCCGCACCGAGCTCAAGGACCAAAATCTGCGCGAGCTCGACGTCAAGCCGCAGGAGCCGCAAGGCTGAGCCGCCTCCCGCCTGCCGCTGCTCAAGCTGCCTCGCGACGCATCCAAGGGTTCGTCGGCACAGACGGCGAAGGGTATTTACGGGACAGCCCTTAGGGTGACGGCGATCTCGCGGGGCGGGTGTATTGCTGGCGCATGCGGTATCCCGATTTGGGTGGCCTGACCGCGAAGCAGCGGGCCTCACGGGAGCAAGTGCGTTCAGACTGCCGAGTTATACGCGCAAGGGGTGAAAACGCCGCAGGTCGCGCGGCGGTTACGGGTCTCACGCAAGTCCGCCTATGCGTGCATGCCCGCTGACGGGACGACGCCGTTGAGGGGCTGCGGTCCAAGGGGCCGTCCGGGAGTCCGTCACGGATGAAGCCGGAGTGGCGTTCCTGGCTGCCGACGGAGTTGGAGAAGGGGCCGGGCCGGCCGCGCACGGCTGGACGGAGGACCAGCGGAGGGCCCTGGCCCGGGTGGCCACGGTGATCGCGCGGCGCTTCCACGTGCGCTTCAGTTCGGCGCAGACCTGGCGCATTCTGCACCAGATGGGCTTTTCGGTGCAGATGCCGGTGCGGCGGGCCGCGAAGCGTGACGAGGAGGCCGTGGTCACGCGGATCAAGGAGACGTGGCCGCAGGTGGAAAGACGGTGAGGGACCAGGACACCTGGCTGTGTTTCGCGGATGAGGCAGGGCAGGGCTGCGGCCGCCCAAGGCGTGCACATGGTCCCACCGTGGCTGTCCGCCCCTGGTCAGGGTCCGGGTGGCCGGCTCGGGCCGCGTTTCCATGGCTGGCCTGGTCTGCCGCAAGCCGGTCAGGGCACCCGGCTGGTCTTCCGGATGCTGGTCCACCACCGCCGCAGGGGTGAGAAGAAGGGTTTCGGGAGAGAGACTTCGCCTCGATGCTGGACGCCGC from Streptomyces sp. DSM 40750 includes these protein-coding regions:
- a CDS encoding DUF2191 domain-containing protein; this encodes MAKVSISLDAELVVEVMVLAGIGSPQDAIEAIVRDYIARGHRTEARTELKDQNLRELDVKPQEPQG